In Streptomyces sp. NBC_00483, a single window of DNA contains:
- a CDS encoding GH92 family glycosyl hydrolase: MSASTATQPSAAASSDAPPGAGADLTKLVNPFIGTENEGLTFPAAGAPFGLVQQSPLMKTAGGTGCDKESSDTVVGFSQTTINGCRFNYLPMMPTTGEVSSTDPAQYASTFSHENETTGPDYYETKLDKYGVTAGLTATDRTGWQQYKFPRTRQANVMFNAGAGVSNSEIHVVGDRTIEGWVEDSKKTYFVAELSRPFASYGTWKGDDRSPGSRTSAAKGSNGAWATFDTTKNDDPVVAKVGLSFTGPAGAHKNLAAETGKFGFDFDAVHKALNAKWNTMLHKAAIGGGSHDQQVAYYTALYHSMLDPNLIGDVDGRYVGADKKIHTADDYTPYSNLSLWDTYRTQNKLLEMLVPKVARDVDKSILAIAREGGALPRWYLEDEEGNIMTGDPVTPFLVEGWSKGLLTGADAQEAYKYLRANATEVPPADVRENGRAGAAYYAERGYIPYGLNVKSTADCGRDTSGNCCPTKSNDNDCYYGTSATLEYAAADASLALMAKGLGHADDAKMFAKRGQAYKNVFDKQTSQFRPRTAADGTWLTPYDPVTSNHAFHEQNASQYQWSVPQDPAGLISMLGGKDATNSRLNDFFAYDDLLTDPAGTARKTWVSDPYNYYGSTHYNPNNEPNMIAPYLYAWTGQPGRTATVIRAQETLFTNTAGGIPGNDDMGEMSAWYVMSSLGLYPTTSGGNFDVITTPQFPNARVRIGDYGKTQGGTLTISAPGTSMANRYIASATVNGKAWDKAWVDQADIAHGGHIDYALSTKPTAWATDKKNAPPSINTTPNTQHQLSADVGPDQVAIDPTADHASRQQVDLTLLATSPDTARVAVTAKAPKGWSVSPSNTTAKADSNGLPTQMNKRLRITAPAGTKAGTYKVPVTAELPGAAPVKKTVTVVVQKAGANCTIKTDSSCAVDLNSAYNNDGVATLAAPGEGDFDGTGTSFAADQLPAPGPVTFGGVTYQAPKTSGTSKNFVKSTGQAIALPTGNYDSLHIVGASDNGSTGAASATAVVTYTDGSTATVPLKLTGWANKAPDFGNDVALTTAYQLKAGTGKTTTKASLYETTVPLEPGKQVRSLSLATPSVPAWVAPGSGGLDWQRNSELGIYAMTLKH, translated from the coding sequence GTGAGCGCGAGCACCGCCACGCAGCCGTCGGCGGCGGCGTCGTCCGACGCGCCGCCTGGAGCGGGGGCCGATCTGACGAAGCTGGTCAATCCGTTCATCGGGACCGAGAACGAGGGGCTGACCTTCCCTGCCGCGGGCGCGCCGTTCGGCCTGGTTCAGCAGAGTCCGTTGATGAAGACGGCCGGTGGCACGGGGTGCGACAAGGAGTCCTCCGACACGGTCGTCGGGTTCAGTCAGACGACGATCAACGGGTGCCGGTTCAACTACCTGCCGATGATGCCCACGACCGGCGAGGTGAGTTCGACCGATCCGGCGCAGTACGCGTCGACCTTCAGTCATGAGAACGAGACGACGGGGCCCGACTACTACGAGACGAAGCTCGACAAGTACGGCGTGACCGCCGGCCTGACGGCGACCGACCGGACCGGGTGGCAGCAGTACAAGTTCCCGCGGACGCGTCAGGCGAACGTGATGTTCAACGCCGGTGCCGGCGTGAGCAATTCAGAGATCCACGTCGTCGGCGACCGGACGATCGAGGGATGGGTCGAGGACTCCAAGAAGACCTACTTCGTCGCCGAGCTCAGCCGCCCGTTCGCTTCGTACGGCACGTGGAAGGGCGACGACCGGAGCCCGGGGTCCCGCACTTCGGCCGCCAAGGGCTCCAACGGTGCGTGGGCGACGTTCGACACGACGAAGAACGACGATCCCGTGGTCGCGAAGGTGGGGCTCTCCTTCACCGGACCCGCCGGCGCCCACAAGAACCTCGCGGCGGAGACGGGGAAGTTCGGCTTCGACTTCGACGCCGTGCACAAGGCGTTGAACGCGAAGTGGAACACCATGCTGCACAAGGCTGCGATCGGTGGCGGCTCGCACGACCAACAGGTCGCGTACTACACGGCGTTGTACCACTCCATGCTCGACCCGAACCTCATCGGTGACGTCGACGGCCGCTACGTCGGAGCCGACAAGAAGATCCACACCGCCGACGACTACACCCCCTACAGCAACCTCTCGCTGTGGGACACGTACCGGACGCAGAACAAGCTCCTCGAGATGCTCGTCCCCAAGGTCGCACGTGACGTCGACAAGTCGATCCTCGCGATCGCACGGGAGGGCGGCGCGCTGCCGCGCTGGTACCTGGAGGACGAGGAAGGCAACATCATGACCGGCGACCCGGTCACGCCGTTCCTCGTCGAGGGCTGGTCAAAGGGGCTGCTCACTGGAGCGGACGCCCAAGAGGCGTACAAGTACCTCCGGGCGAACGCGACCGAGGTGCCACCCGCCGACGTCCGTGAGAACGGCCGTGCCGGCGCCGCGTATTACGCGGAACGCGGCTACATCCCCTACGGCCTCAACGTAAAGTCCACCGCCGACTGCGGCAGGGACACGAGCGGCAACTGCTGCCCGACCAAGTCGAACGACAACGACTGCTACTACGGCACGTCGGCGACGTTGGAGTACGCGGCGGCCGACGCGTCATTGGCGCTGATGGCGAAGGGTCTCGGCCACGCCGACGACGCCAAGATGTTCGCCAAGCGCGGGCAGGCGTACAAGAACGTCTTCGACAAGCAGACCAGCCAGTTCCGACCGCGCACCGCGGCCGACGGCACCTGGCTGACCCCGTACGACCCGGTCACCAGCAACCACGCGTTCCACGAGCAGAACGCGAGCCAGTACCAGTGGTCGGTGCCTCAGGACCCGGCCGGGCTCATCAGCATGCTGGGCGGCAAGGACGCGACGAACAGCCGTCTGAACGACTTCTTCGCCTACGACGACCTCCTCACCGACCCGGCGGGGACCGCCCGCAAGACCTGGGTCAGCGACCCGTACAACTACTACGGCTCCACGCACTACAACCCGAACAACGAGCCGAACATGATCGCGCCGTACCTCTACGCGTGGACCGGGCAGCCCGGCCGCACCGCGACCGTGATCAGGGCGCAGGAAACCCTGTTCACGAACACCGCCGGCGGCATCCCCGGCAATGACGACATGGGTGAGATGTCTGCCTGGTACGTGATGTCGTCGCTGGGCCTCTACCCCACGACCAGCGGCGGCAACTTCGACGTCATCACCACTCCGCAGTTCCCGAACGCCCGGGTGCGGATCGGTGACTACGGGAAGACGCAGGGCGGGACGCTGACGATCTCGGCGCCCGGCACCAGCATGGCCAATCGTTACATCGCCTCCGCGACGGTGAACGGCAAGGCCTGGGACAAGGCGTGGGTCGACCAGGCCGACATCGCACACGGCGGACACATCGACTACGCCCTGAGCACCAAGCCCACCGCATGGGCGACGGACAAGAAGAACGCCCCGCCGTCGATCAACACGACGCCGAATACGCAGCACCAGCTCAGCGCCGACGTCGGGCCGGACCAGGTCGCCATCGACCCCACGGCAGACCACGCATCGCGGCAGCAGGTCGACCTGACACTGCTGGCCACATCTCCGGACACCGCGCGGGTCGCCGTGACCGCGAAGGCGCCGAAGGGCTGGTCGGTGTCCCCGTCGAACACGACGGCGAAGGCCGACTCGAACGGGCTCCCCACCCAGATGAACAAGCGTCTGCGGATCACCGCCCCGGCCGGAACCAAGGCAGGCACCTACAAGGTGCCGGTCACCGCCGAACTCCCCGGAGCCGCACCGGTCAAGAAGACTGTCACCGTCGTTGTCCAGAAGGCTGGTGCGAACTGCACCATCAAGACGGACTCTTCGTGCGCCGTCGACCTGAACTCCGCCTACAACAACGACGGCGTCGCCACGCTCGCCGCGCCGGGCGAGGGCGACTTCGACGGCACGGGTACGAGCTTCGCCGCCGACCAACTGCCCGCACCGGGCCCGGTCACCTTCGGCGGGGTGACCTACCAGGCGCCCAAGACCTCCGGCACCAGCAAGAACTTCGTCAAGTCCACCGGCCAGGCAATCGCCCTCCCCACCGGCAACTACGACAGCCTCCACATCGTGGGCGCATCCGACAACGGCAGCACCGGCGCCGCGTCGGCCACCGCCGTCGTCACGTACACCGACGGCAGCACCGCGACGGTTCCGCTCAAGCTCACCGGCTGGGCGAACAAGGCTCCGGACTTCGGCAACGACGTCGCGCTGACGACCGCGTACCAGCTCAAGGCCGGAACCGGGAAGACCACCACCAAGGCCTCCCTCTACGAGACGACCGTCCCGCTGGAGCCCGGGAAGCAGGTCCGGTCCCTCTCCCTGGCGACACCGTCCGTACCGGCATGGGTGGCCCCCGGGTCCGGAGGCCTCGACTGGCAGCGCAACAGCGAACTCGGGATCTATGCGATGACGCTGAAGCACTGA
- a CDS encoding coagulation factor 5/8 type domain-containing protein has protein sequence MTQPSRPPSRRGLLAAGVAAAALPALGNAAASAATTKKSTKSAKPAKKLAAGGDLGPNVIVFDPSTPGIQAKLDEIFKQQETAQFGTGRYALLFKPGTYNGLNAQLGFYTSISGLGLSPDDTTINGDVTVDAGWFDGNATQNFWRSAENLALVPVNGTNRWAVAQAAPFRRMHVRGGLNLSPDGYGWASGGYIADSRIDGTVGPYSQQQWYTRDSSVGGWQNAVWNMVFSGVEGAPAQSFPDPPYTTLDTTPVSREKPFLYLDGADYKVFLPEKRTNARGTTWGNGTPRGTSLPLSQFYVAQPGASASTLNAALDQGLNLLLTPGIYHLDAPIQVNRAGTVVLGLGYATLIPDGGATAVKVADVNGVRLAGFLVDAGTVNSSTLVEIGPKGASADHSADPITVQDVFVRIGGAGAGKATTSLVVNARHTIVDHTWIWRADHGDGVGWDTNRADYGLVVNGDDVLATGLFVEHFNKYDVQWFGQGGRTIFFQNEKAYDAPNQAAIQDGTTKGFAAYKVDNSVTSHEGWGLGSYCFFNVDPTIRQDRGFTAPNTPGVKFHDLLVVSLGGKGQYEHVINDTGSATSGDTTVPSTVTSYP, from the coding sequence GTGACCCAACCTTCCCGTCCTCCGTCGCGCCGCGGTCTGCTCGCCGCGGGTGTCGCCGCCGCGGCACTGCCCGCGCTCGGCAACGCGGCGGCGTCCGCCGCCACCACGAAGAAGTCCACCAAGTCGGCGAAGCCCGCCAAGAAGCTGGCCGCCGGTGGCGACCTCGGGCCCAACGTCATCGTGTTCGATCCGTCCACGCCCGGCATCCAGGCCAAGCTCGACGAGATCTTCAAGCAGCAGGAGACCGCTCAGTTCGGCACCGGCCGCTACGCCCTGCTGTTCAAGCCCGGCACCTACAACGGGCTCAACGCCCAACTCGGCTTCTACACCTCGATCTCAGGCCTCGGCCTGTCCCCCGACGACACCACCATCAACGGCGACGTCACCGTCGACGCGGGCTGGTTCGACGGCAACGCCACGCAGAACTTCTGGCGCAGCGCCGAGAACCTGGCGCTCGTGCCGGTGAACGGGACCAACCGGTGGGCGGTCGCCCAGGCCGCCCCGTTCCGCCGGATGCACGTCCGCGGTGGCCTCAACCTCTCGCCGGACGGCTACGGCTGGGCCAGCGGCGGCTACATAGCCGACAGCCGCATCGACGGCACCGTCGGCCCGTACTCGCAGCAGCAGTGGTACACCCGCGACTCCTCGGTGGGCGGATGGCAGAACGCCGTCTGGAACATGGTGTTCTCCGGCGTCGAGGGCGCACCCGCGCAGAGCTTCCCCGACCCGCCGTACACCACGCTCGACACCACCCCGGTCTCCCGCGAGAAGCCGTTCCTGTACCTGGACGGCGCGGACTACAAGGTGTTCCTGCCGGAGAAGCGCACGAACGCCCGCGGCACGACCTGGGGCAACGGCACCCCGCGCGGCACATCACTCCCGCTGAGCCAGTTCTACGTCGCTCAGCCCGGCGCCAGCGCGAGCACCCTCAACGCCGCCCTCGACCAGGGCCTCAACCTCCTTCTCACGCCCGGCATTTACCACCTCGACGCCCCGATCCAGGTGAACCGTGCGGGCACCGTCGTCCTCGGCCTCGGCTACGCCACACTCATCCCCGACGGCGGGGCGACGGCCGTGAAGGTGGCCGACGTAAACGGGGTGCGTCTTGCCGGGTTCCTGGTGGACGCCGGCACCGTCAACTCCTCCACCCTGGTGGAGATCGGCCCGAAGGGAGCGTCCGCCGACCACTCCGCGGACCCGATCACCGTGCAGGACGTGTTCGTACGGATCGGTGGTGCAGGCGCGGGCAAGGCCACCACCAGCCTGGTCGTCAACGCCCGGCACACCATCGTCGACCACACCTGGATCTGGCGCGCCGACCACGGCGACGGCGTCGGCTGGGACACCAACCGCGCCGACTACGGACTCGTCGTCAACGGCGACGACGTCCTGGCCACGGGCCTGTTCGTGGAGCACTTCAACAAGTACGACGTGCAGTGGTTCGGGCAGGGCGGCCGCACCATCTTCTTCCAGAACGAGAAGGCCTACGACGCCCCCAATCAGGCCGCGATCCAGGACGGCACCACCAAGGGCTTCGCCGCCTACAAGGTGGACAACTCCGTGACGAGTCACGAGGGTTGGGGCCTGGGCTCGTACTGCTTCTTCAACGTCGACCCGACGATCCGCCAGGACCGCGGCTTCACCGCGCCGAACACACCTGGCGTGAAGTTCCACGACCTGCTCGTGGTGTCACTGGGCGGCAAGGGCCAGTACGAACACGTCATCAACGACACCGGATCCGCCACCTCGGGCGACACCACGGTGCCGTCGACGGTGACGTCCTACCCGTAG
- a CDS encoding LamG-like jellyroll fold domain-containing protein, with translation MTPGTIVPARRRRPLRRGLWPTATAAGVALLATAFITPPGAASTPDARSAVTGAGLGQSLVAGYDFEHPDPADAGRERDVGPSGTTLSLVNGGAAMRVRDDADPRRGHVLQTRQVQPGAAGNDDWKAGVYDPAGAASMHAFNGTRQATVMGWFRTTGQNPSPNSGTADPSDLYNAIGLAGVLTGDSNGHDVRALLELIDVDGELRLVALGRRVDGSASQTFAADGDWRRHLPDGQWVHLAATFDFDTGELALYRNGRALPGSYVRDDDPWALAGDPEPDLASPTDPRGIKIGGSFPQNTREANPCNCRMDDLLFLNRAATAGQVRAEYRRTGGHPGS, from the coding sequence ATGACGCCTGGAACCATAGTGCCGGCACGCCGACGCAGACCTCTGCGGCGGGGGTTGTGGCCCACCGCGACGGCGGCCGGGGTCGCCCTGCTCGCCACCGCGTTCATCACCCCGCCCGGGGCCGCGTCCACGCCGGACGCCCGCTCCGCGGTCACCGGGGCCGGCCTCGGCCAAAGCCTGGTCGCGGGCTACGACTTCGAGCATCCGGACCCCGCGGACGCCGGGCGCGAACGCGACGTGGGGCCGTCCGGCACCACTTTGTCGCTCGTCAACGGCGGCGCGGCGATGCGCGTGCGCGACGACGCCGATCCGCGCCGCGGCCACGTCCTGCAGACCCGGCAGGTGCAGCCGGGCGCGGCCGGCAACGACGACTGGAAGGCGGGCGTGTACGACCCGGCCGGCGCGGCCTCGATGCACGCCTTCAACGGGACCCGCCAGGCCACCGTGATGGGCTGGTTCCGCACCACCGGGCAGAACCCGAGCCCGAATTCGGGAACGGCCGACCCCTCCGACCTCTACAACGCCATCGGCCTCGCCGGCGTCCTGACCGGCGACTCCAACGGCCACGACGTCCGCGCCCTCCTCGAACTGATCGACGTCGACGGCGAGTTGCGGCTGGTCGCCCTCGGCCGCCGCGTGGACGGTTCCGCGTCGCAGACCTTCGCCGCGGACGGCGACTGGCGCAGGCACCTGCCGGACGGTCAGTGGGTCCACCTGGCCGCGACCTTCGACTTCGACACCGGCGAGCTGGCGCTGTACCGCAACGGCCGTGCCCTGCCGGGCAGTTACGTACGCGACGACGACCCGTGGGCGCTCGCCGGAGACCCGGAACCCGATCTCGCCTCGCCGACCGATCCGCGCGGCATCAAGATCGGCGGAAGCTTTCCGCAGAACACCCGCGAGGCCAACCCCTGCAACTGCCGCATGGACGACCTGCTGTTCCTGAACCGCGCCGCCACTGCCGGCCAGGTGCGGGCCGAGTACCGCCGCACCGGCGGGCACCCCGGATCTTGA
- a CDS encoding PQQ-dependent sugar dehydrogenase: MSPSAPHVRPRKRPLLIQLLTGALLAATLAAAPAGAAEAPADTGASAITDPIPGKPVTSGLGLEVEEFAQLPKSEPRPGPVEDDRLIRYNRINYLTPFPGGSGRLAVADQNGSMYSLNKDGSGQHVYLDLYKEFSSAFYASRGLGTGFGYVTFDPDFRHNGRFYTVHTEKPELTDAKPDFDQPSGNGFHGIVTEWTADDPSAPTFSGTHRELLRIGFNGQVHGIQQIDFNPTAKPGDADYGLLYIAVGDGGKGNATGDPQNRALPHGKLLRIDPRGRDSANGQYGIPSANPFVNQAGTLGEIYAIGMRDPHRFSWDTRGSHRMFLSHVGEHAIESVYEVKSGDNYGWSEREGAFVFDKKATDPCAKILPLPADDAKYGYTYPVAAYDHDPPADWDCKSDVGRGISGGYVYRGHDLHGLQGKYIFGDIVDGRLLYTDESDMRRAKPGTEQQLAQLHSLMVYDAKSGKRVSMQELTGDKRVDLRFGQDADGELYILSKADGKIWKVTGTRKFASCDTDGTTLTDVMGAENWAPVTPSKWQFKNGEAVMTEPGAERPGPRRPYEYAVLTAGPTYRNVRIDAQIRIDTPTDIDNRDVVVVFGHESDTRFGYAHLSQDNSIYPHNGVFTVDDADRLRVEDQWDGTTGAPPAISDAAWHRVRVMRCGDTGETAVYMDGSHYPLMTAVSTRPGDGRVGFGSFDNAGRIRGLKVSGTS; the protein is encoded by the coding sequence TTGTCCCCGTCGGCCCCGCACGTCCGGCCACGTAAGAGACCCCTCCTGATCCAACTCCTCACCGGCGCCCTGCTCGCCGCGACACTCGCCGCGGCACCGGCGGGCGCGGCCGAAGCGCCCGCCGACACCGGGGCGAGCGCCATCACCGACCCCATCCCCGGCAAACCCGTCACCTCCGGCCTCGGCCTCGAGGTCGAGGAGTTCGCCCAGCTCCCGAAGTCCGAGCCGCGCCCGGGCCCGGTCGAGGACGACCGTCTCATCCGCTACAACCGGATCAACTACCTGACCCCGTTCCCGGGCGGTTCCGGCCGGCTGGCCGTCGCGGACCAGAACGGCTCCATGTACTCCCTCAACAAGGACGGCTCCGGGCAGCACGTCTATCTGGACCTGTACAAGGAGTTCTCGTCCGCCTTCTACGCCAGCCGGGGCCTGGGCACCGGATTCGGCTACGTCACCTTCGACCCGGACTTCCGGCACAACGGCCGCTTCTACACGGTCCACACCGAGAAGCCCGAACTGACCGACGCCAAGCCGGACTTCGACCAACCCAGCGGAAACGGGTTCCACGGCATCGTCACCGAGTGGACCGCCGACGACCCGAGCGCCCCCACGTTCTCCGGCACCCACCGCGAACTGCTCCGCATCGGCTTCAACGGCCAGGTCCACGGCATCCAGCAGATCGACTTCAACCCGACCGCGAAGCCCGGCGACGCGGACTACGGGCTGCTCTACATCGCGGTCGGCGACGGAGGAAAGGGCAACGCCACCGGCGACCCGCAAAACCGTGCCCTCCCGCACGGCAAGCTCCTGCGCATCGACCCGCGCGGCCGCGACAGCGCGAACGGCCAGTACGGCATCCCCTCCGCCAACCCGTTCGTGAACCAGGCGGGCACCCTCGGCGAGATCTACGCGATCGGCATGCGCGACCCGCACCGCTTCAGCTGGGACACGCGTGGCAGCCACCGCATGTTCCTGTCCCACGTCGGCGAGCACGCCATCGAGTCCGTCTACGAGGTCAAGTCCGGCGACAACTACGGCTGGAGCGAACGCGAGGGCGCCTTCGTCTTCGACAAGAAGGCCACCGACCCGTGCGCCAAGATCCTCCCGCTCCCCGCCGACGACGCCAAGTACGGCTACACCTATCCGGTCGCCGCCTACGACCACGACCCGCCGGCCGACTGGGACTGCAAGTCCGACGTGGGCCGCGGCATCTCGGGCGGCTACGTCTACCGCGGCCACGATCTGCACGGCCTGCAGGGCAAGTACATCTTCGGTGACATCGTCGACGGCCGTCTGCTCTACACGGACGAGAGCGACATGCGGCGCGCGAAGCCGGGCACGGAACAGCAGCTGGCACAGCTGCACAGCCTGATGGTCTACGACGCGAAGTCCGGCAAGCGCGTCTCCATGCAGGAGCTGACCGGAGACAAGCGCGTCGACCTGCGATTCGGACAGGACGCCGACGGCGAGCTGTACATCCTCTCCAAGGCCGACGGCAAAATCTGGAAGGTGACAGGAACCCGCAAGTTCGCGAGCTGTGACACCGACGGGACGACCCTCACCGATGTGATGGGTGCGGAGAACTGGGCGCCCGTCACCCCGTCCAAGTGGCAGTTCAAGAACGGCGAGGCGGTGATGACCGAGCCTGGCGCCGAACGGCCCGGACCGCGCCGCCCCTACGAGTACGCGGTGCTGACCGCCGGCCCCACGTACCGCAATGTGCGGATCGACGCCCAGATCCGCATCGATACGCCGACCGACATCGACAACCGGGACGTGGTCGTCGTCTTCGGGCACGAGTCGGACACCCGATTCGGCTACGCGCATCTGTCCCAGGACAACTCCATCTACCCGCACAACGGCGTCTTCACGGTGGACGACGCCGACCGCCTCCGGGTGGAGGACCAGTGGGACGGCACCACCGGCGCTCCGCCCGCGATCAGCGACGCGGCCTGGCACCGGGTCCGGGTGATGCGCTGCGGCGACACGGGGGAGACGGCCGTCTACATGGACGGTTCGCACTACCCCTTGATGACGGCCGTCAGCACGCGACCCGGTGACGGGCGCGTCGGCTTCGGTTCGTTCGACAACGCCGGTCGGATACGCGGTCTGAAGGTGTCCGGCACGTCGTAG
- a CDS encoding sigma-70 family RNA polymerase sigma factor yields the protein MSVLLTMTKAAAPGAPDEQTDEQSDEEIAVELLRGNEAGLEGAYRRWATLVHTLAHRSLGDAREAEDVTQQVFLAAWRGRQNFDPRRGRLAGWLVGITRRKVADALSARTRRTELIDAAGALLAVHHPAQERDVQRVLDQVVVTHALAQLPAPQRRVLELTFYDDLTQNQIAELTGWPLGTVKSHARRGMLRMRDQLMATAGA from the coding sequence ATGTCTGTCCTACTGACCATGACGAAGGCCGCAGCACCGGGGGCGCCCGACGAGCAGACCGACGAGCAGTCCGACGAGGAGATCGCCGTCGAACTGCTGCGCGGGAACGAGGCGGGCCTCGAAGGTGCCTACCGTCGCTGGGCGACGCTGGTGCACACCCTGGCCCACCGCTCGCTCGGCGACGCCCGCGAGGCCGAGGACGTGACCCAGCAGGTCTTCCTCGCGGCTTGGCGCGGCCGACAGAACTTCGATCCCCGGCGCGGCCGGCTCGCCGGCTGGCTCGTCGGCATCACCCGCCGCAAGGTGGCCGACGCGCTCAGCGCGCGCACCCGGCGCACCGAACTGATCGACGCCGCCGGGGCGTTGCTCGCGGTCCACCACCCGGCGCAGGAGCGCGACGTCCAGCGCGTACTCGACCAGGTCGTCGTCACCCACGCACTGGCACAGCTGCCCGCGCCGCAGCGCCGCGTCCTGGAGCTCACCTTCTACGACGACCTGACGCAGAACCAGATCGCCGAACTCACGGGATGGCCGCTGGGCACCGTCAAGAGCCACGCCCGCCGGGGGATGCTCCGCATGCGGGACCAGCTCATGGCGACGGCGGGCGCGTGA
- a CDS encoding MerR family transcriptional regulator — MDQQAYDARAGAPDDAADGAGLTSGTVARRLGVSPTTLRSWDRRYGLGPARRSEGRHRRWYPGDVAMLEEMCRLTAQGVPPGEAARLVKSASPVQPSPLDGAPHPGDGDGDVTDPAAEHAGLALGVARPECRGLARAAARLDSDTVEDRLHGFLREHGVVATWEELMMPTLNAVGRKWESAGDRYVEVEHFLSWHVSTALRCVPFLDRRPIRRTGAPVLLACTPGEQHTLPLEAMHAALTIEGRPVRMLGAAVPADALAEAVHRTGPAAVMLWSQTRSTAGASLAEHLLRVGWGLKGARQKPVVQLGGPGWRGAAVAGAAYPHSLSDAVTALRAR; from the coding sequence ATGGATCAGCAGGCGTACGACGCGCGGGCGGGCGCCCCGGACGACGCGGCCGATGGCGCCGGCCTCACGTCCGGCACCGTGGCCCGACGCCTCGGGGTGTCACCCACCACGCTGCGTTCCTGGGACCGGCGCTACGGACTGGGACCGGCCCGCAGGAGCGAAGGCCGCCACCGGCGGTGGTACCCGGGCGACGTCGCGATGCTGGAGGAAATGTGCCGGCTGACCGCGCAGGGTGTGCCGCCCGGCGAGGCCGCGCGGCTCGTCAAGAGCGCGAGCCCTGTGCAGCCATCCCCGCTCGACGGCGCGCCCCACCCTGGGGACGGCGACGGCGATGTCACCGACCCGGCCGCTGAGCACGCGGGCCTCGCCCTCGGTGTGGCGCGCCCCGAGTGCCGCGGACTCGCCCGTGCGGCCGCGCGCCTCGACTCCGACACCGTCGAGGACCGCCTCCACGGCTTCCTGCGTGAGCACGGTGTCGTCGCCACCTGGGAGGAGCTCATGATGCCGACGCTGAACGCCGTCGGCCGCAAGTGGGAGTCCGCGGGTGACCGTTACGTCGAGGTCGAGCACTTCCTGTCCTGGCATGTGTCCACGGCGCTGCGCTGTGTCCCCTTCCTCGACCGTCGACCGATCCGCCGCACGGGCGCTCCCGTCCTGCTGGCCTGCACCCCCGGCGAACAGCACACGCTGCCCCTTGAGGCGATGCACGCCGCTCTCACCATCGAGGGGCGCCCGGTACGGATGCTCGGAGCGGCCGTCCCCGCCGACGCCCTGGCCGAAGCGGTGCACCGAACCGGTCCCGCGGCGGTGATGCTCTGGTCCCAGACACGCTCCACGGCCGGCGCCTCGCTCGCCGAGCACCTCCTGCGCGTGGGCTGGGGCCTCAAGGGCGCACGCCAGAAACCCGTGGTCCAGCTCGGCGGCCCCGGCTGGCGGGGCGCGGCGGTCGCGGGCGCCGCGTACCCGCACAGCCTCAGCGACGCGGTGACCGCGCTGCGCGCCCGCTGA